In Zingiber officinale cultivar Zhangliang chromosome 3B, Zo_v1.1, whole genome shotgun sequence, a single window of DNA contains:
- the LOC122054861 gene encoding uncharacterized protein LOC122054861, whose translation MLRTYGIKLNLSKCLFGTKSGRFLGYIITKCSIEANPSKVKALQDMLPPWNLKEAQRLTGQIMELSRFISKSFNWRLSFFKAQALVDFVIEVQNVKPETTWKIYVDGSSTRQGSRIGILLISPQEDRMQLSVRLDYRATNKEAKYEALIVGLQEARHVGVVKVLIHSDSWLATQQLSGMFEISNARLKLYAEAFERLKTNFQEVIIQKIP comes from the exons ATGTTGAGGACTTATGGAATAAAGTTGAACCTGAGCAAGTGTCTATTCGGCACGAAGAGTGGTCGCTTCCTGGGCTACATCATCACCAAGTGCAGCATTGAAGCCAATCCGAGCAAGGTCAAAGCTTTGCAAGACATGCTGCCGCCTTggaatttgaaggaagctcaacgacTGACCGGTCAGATCATGGAGttatccagattcatatccaagtcattcAATTGGAGACTGTCATTCTTTAAG GCTCAGGCCTTGGTGGACTTCGTCATAGAGGTCCAGAATGTAAAGCCGGAGacaacatggaagatatatgttgacGGCTCGTCCACTCGACAAGGTAGCAGAATCGGCATACTACTTATATCACCGCAGGAAGACCGGATGCAGCTCTCTGTTCGGCTGGACTACAGAGCCACTAATAAAGAAGCAAAGTATGAGGCACTGATAGTCGGCCTACAAgaagctcggcatgtgggagtcgttaaagtcctcatccactcggactcctGGCTTGCCACTCAGCAATTATCCGGAATGTTCGAAATAAGCAATGCTCGACTCAAGCTCTATGCGGAGGCTTTCGAGAGGCTGAAGACCAACTTTCAAGAGGTCATCATACAAAAAATCCCTTGA